One genomic segment of Thalassospiraceae bacterium LMO-SO8 includes these proteins:
- a CDS encoding winged helix-turn-helix domain-containing protein — protein sequence MRDDAVWHASGAILPENTSAETEACLRAVRPGGGYNRPMTTVNAMNLAEIGNLVGDLTRAQMLTALLDGRALTAGELAWCAGIMPQTASSHLAKLQAAGLLTMEKQGRHRYFRLSSPTVAAMLESMQVVCAVDTPRRIRPESRMDRDLRMARSCYDHLAGVLGVSLADALTDRGAIDLAADGGVVTPAGRDMLAGFGIDLDRLSQQKRCFCRPCLDWSERRHHIAGALGKGLSDRLFELGWVVRVRDSRVIQVTPEGQRGLKDTFAIDHPI from the coding sequence TTGCGGGACGACGCAGTCTGGCACGCATCCGGGGCAATCCTGCCGGAGAACACTTCGGCCGAGACCGAAGCATGTCTGCGTGCGGTCAGGCCCGGCGGCGGCTACAATCGTCCCATGACGACGGTGAACGCAATGAATTTGGCGGAGATCGGCAATCTGGTCGGCGACCTGACACGCGCGCAGATGCTGACGGCGTTGCTTGACGGACGAGCGCTGACGGCGGGCGAGCTTGCCTGGTGCGCCGGGATCATGCCGCAAACGGCGAGCAGCCACCTGGCGAAGCTTCAGGCCGCGGGCCTGCTGACCATGGAGAAACAGGGCCGTCATCGCTATTTCCGCCTGTCGTCGCCCACCGTGGCGGCCATGCTGGAAAGCATGCAGGTGGTCTGTGCCGTCGACACGCCACGGCGCATCCGCCCGGAAAGCCGCATGGACAGGGACCTGCGCATGGCGCGCAGTTGCTACGACCATCTGGCCGGCGTTCTGGGGGTATCCCTGGCCGATGCGTTGACCGACCGGGGGGCCATCGACCTTGCCGCCGACGGCGGCGTCGTCACGCCGGCAGGCCGCGACATGCTGGCCGGGTTCGGGATCGACCTGGATCGACTCAGCCAGCAGAAGCGCTGTTTTTGCAGGCCCTGCCTGGATTGGAGCGAGCGGCGCCACCATATCGCGGGCGCCCTGGGCAAGGGCTTGTCCGACCGGCTGTTCGAACTGGGCTGGGTCGTCCGCGTCCGCGACAGCCGGGTGATCCAGGTCACGCCCGAGGGACAGCGCGGATTGAAGGACACCTTCGCCATCGACCACCCGATATAA
- a CDS encoding DUF1127 domain-containing protein, producing the protein MFDGIPDPCDLEQARRAVRRRPWRIRLTAWLRLCRDKARQRRALARLDTRLLTDIGISPAEAARECAKPFWR; encoded by the coding sequence ATGTTCGATGGAATTCCCGATCCTTGTGATCTTGAACAGGCGCGCCGGGCCGTGCGGCGGCGGCCGTGGCGTATCCGGCTGACCGCCTGGCTGCGCCTCTGCCGGGATAAGGCGCGGCAGAGGCGGGCGCTCGCCCGGTTGGACACGCGCTTACTGACGGACATCGGCATCAGCCCTGCCGAGGCCGCCCGGGAGTGCGCCAAACCGTTCTGGCGATGA
- a CDS encoding CmcJ/NvfI family oxidoreductase: MSQAAANARPQSGRTVLAPITFMTHAQTDKPRVFMSADHAQPNERLGDFTATAVEMHDARALTPAASLDVQGFELATMPTTMADFYDDARIEAVYYPEITAFLKRVTGASDVHIFDHTVRVQDDGKRAATAKRLPVLIAHNDYTETSGPKRVRDVMDAAAADRYLGHRFAMVNVWRSIGASADRTPIAVADARTMRTEDFLATDLVYKDRVGEIYQNAHSDGQKWYWYPGMGGDEVLLLKCFDTATDGRARYTSHTGFENPDADPATPPRESIEVRTMISFAP; this comes from the coding sequence ATGTCCCAAGCCGCCGCCAACGCCCGGCCGCAGTCCGGCCGCACGGTCCTGGCCCCGATCACCTTCATGACCCACGCGCAGACCGACAAGCCACGGGTCTTCATGTCGGCCGACCATGCCCAGCCCAACGAACGCCTGGGCGACTTCACGGCAACGGCGGTGGAAATGCACGACGCCCGCGCGCTGACGCCGGCGGCCAGCCTGGACGTTCAGGGCTTCGAGCTGGCGACCATGCCGACCACCATGGCCGATTTCTACGACGACGCCCGCATCGAGGCCGTTTACTACCCGGAAATCACCGCGTTTCTGAAGCGCGTGACCGGCGCGTCCGACGTCCATATCTTCGACCACACGGTGCGGGTCCAGGACGACGGCAAGCGCGCCGCCACGGCCAAGCGTCTGCCGGTGCTGATCGCCCATAACGACTACACGGAAACATCGGGACCCAAGCGGGTGCGCGACGTGATGGACGCCGCCGCCGCCGACCGTTACCTGGGCCATCGCTTCGCCATGGTCAACGTGTGGCGGTCGATCGGCGCCAGCGCCGACCGCACGCCGATCGCCGTGGCCGACGCCCGCACCATGCGGACCGAGGACTTTCTGGCCACGGACCTCGTCTACAAGGACCGGGTCGGCGAGATCTACCAGAACGCCCATTCGGACGGGCAGAAATGGTACTGGTATCCCGGCATGGGCGGGGACGAGGTTCTGCTGCTCAAGTGCTTCGACACCGCCACGGACGGCCGCGCCCGTTACACATCCCACACGGGCTTCGAAAACCCGGACGCCGATCCGGCGACGCCGCCCCGGGAAAGCATCGAGGTCCGCACGATGATCTCCTTCGCGCCCTAG
- a CDS encoding EamA family transporter has product MTTPSVAPLPTPRASLDLAVNLGLLVLLASLWGASYSFIKVGIETIPPITLIAGRTAIAGMVLLMVMRALGLRMPRDAASWRSFMVQACLNSVLPFTAIAWAEQTVDASLATILNSTSPIFIFLLAMVLRLEGERTLRKFLGVAFGFAGIVLVIGTDALEGLTRELISQLVIVGATVCYAGAAVFGRRFSGMHAIVPAAGSMIAGGAVLIPASLVIDRPWTLSVSTDSMLALLGLSVLSTALAFVIYFRLLKSLGSVGTAAQAYLRVPIGVALGALVLGETLPLSAWAGMACVIAGVAAMTLPGWRGGRPLSS; this is encoded by the coding sequence ATGACAACACCCTCTGTCGCGCCCCTTCCCACTCCTCGCGCATCCCTGGATTTGGCCGTGAACCTGGGCCTGCTGGTCCTTCTGGCGTCCCTGTGGGGGGCGTCCTACAGCTTCATCAAGGTCGGGATCGAGACGATCCCGCCGATCACCCTGATCGCCGGGCGCACGGCCATCGCCGGCATGGTGCTGCTGATGGTCATGCGCGCCCTCGGTCTGCGCATGCCGCGCGACGCGGCGTCCTGGCGGTCGTTCATGGTGCAGGCCTGCCTCAACAGCGTGCTGCCGTTCACGGCCATCGCCTGGGCCGAGCAGACCGTGGACGCATCGTTGGCGACGATCCTCAACTCGACCTCGCCGATCTTCATCTTTCTGCTGGCCATGGTCCTACGGCTGGAGGGGGAGCGGACCTTGCGCAAGTTTCTTGGCGTCGCCTTCGGCTTCGCGGGGATCGTGCTGGTGATCGGCACGGACGCCCTTGAGGGCCTCACGCGTGAGCTGATCTCGCAGCTCGTCATCGTCGGCGCCACGGTGTGCTACGCCGGGGCCGCCGTGTTCGGGCGGCGGTTTTCCGGGATGCATGCCATCGTTCCGGCGGCGGGATCGATGATCGCCGGCGGGGCCGTGCTGATCCCGGCCAGCCTTGTGATCGACCGCCCCTGGACGCTTTCGGTGTCAACGGATTCGATGCTGGCGTTGCTGGGCTTGTCCGTGCTGTCGACGGCGCTCGCTTTCGTCATCTATTTTCGCCTGCTCAAGTCCCTGGGGTCCGTCGGCACGGCGGCGCAGGCCTATCTCAGGGTTCCCATCGGGGTTGCCTTGGGCGCGCTGGTGCTGGGCGAAACGCTGCCGCTCAGCGCCTGGGCGGGCATGGCCTGCGTCATTGCCGGGGTCGCCGCCATGACCTTGCCGGGTTGGCGCGGGGGGCGGCCTTTGTCCTCCTGA